The Prosthecomicrobium sp. N25 nucleotide sequence GCCGGGTGACGATGTCGCGCGGCCGGATGTTCTTCGCGATGAGATCCATGACCTGCTCGCCGGCGGTCATGCAGAAGCGGTCGCGGATCTCGTAGGGGGCGGGGGCCCCGGCCGAGTACGGCAGGGCGAGGCCGATCGCCTCCGAGACCGTCGCCATGGTGTTGGCGGTGAACTGGGCGCCGCAGGCTCCCGCGGAGGGGCAGGCGACCTTCTCCAGCTCGTCGAGATCCGGGTCCGACATGGCCCCGACCGAATGCTTGCCGACCGCCTCGAAGACGTCCTGGATGGTCACGGGTCGGCCCTTGAAGGTGCCGGGCAGGATCGAGCCGCCATAGATGAAGATCGACGGCACGTTCAGGCGGACCATCGCCATCATCATGCCTGGCAGCGACTTGTCGCAGCCGGCGAGGCCCACGAGGGCATCGTAGCAGTGGCCGCGCATGGTCAGCTCGACGGAGTCGGCGATCACCTCGCGGGAGACCAGCGACGCCTTCATGCCCTGGTGCCCCATGGCGATGCCGTCGGTCACCGTGATGGTGCAGAACTCGCGCGGCGTGCCCCTGGCGGCCGCGACGCCCTTCTTCACCGCCTGGGCTTGACGCATCAGGGCGATGTTGCAGGGCGCGGCCTCGTTCCAGCAGCTCGCCACGCCAACGAAGGGCTGGTGGATCTGATCCGTCGTCAGGCCCATGGCATAGTAGTAGGACCGGTGCGGCGCACGCTCCGGTCCCTCCGTCACGTGACGGCTCGGCAGTTTCGACTTGTCGATGCTGTTCGCCACGCCTGAACCCATTCCCCCCGGCCCGGTTGGGCCCGCCGGCGTCCTTCTCCGGCCGCTTCCGACGAGCCGGACGCTCGATCCGATTTGTGTCCGAATGGCGGCGGCTCTCTTTTGCGAAGACTATGCGAGATCCATTGAAAAAGGGTGTTGCAGCCTTGTCACAAAGATGAGGGGAAGTGTTCGCGACACCCGGCCGGCCCGCCGGTGCCGCCGGGCTTCGCGATGCCGGGCCCCTGCCGGCCGCACGGATGCTATTCTGGGCAACCAGAGATTCGCGGGCGAACCGAGCCGTGGCCGACCGACGTGACGATCCCATGATGCGCCTCCTCGCGACCGAGGAGACCGGCAGCGTCGCGGCGCTGGCGGCGTGGGGATTCGTGGCCGTTCTCGCCGTGGCAGCGGGCTTCGCGTCCTGGCAATACGCCCCGCCGACCCGGGCGTCGCGGCCGCTGGATGCGATCGAGACGACGGGGGCGATCCCGCGGCCCCAGCCGGTCCGTCCCGGCGCGCAGCCGCCGCCCGCCGCCGACCCCGGGGCCGGCCTGCAGCGCGACCTGGAACAGATCCGACAGGAGATTGCGGACCTCAGGCGCCTGATCGGGAGGACCGACCAGAGATCCGATCTCCTCGCCCGCCGCGTCGGGCAGCTCGAGGATCAGGCGGCCGTGCTCGCCAACGGCCTCGCCGACCTCGCCGGCGGGCGCACCGGAACGATCGACAAGCGACCTGCCGCTGCCGCCCCCGAGCCGCCAAGGACCGATACGCAGAAGCCCGAGCCTCAGCCGGAGGCCGCGCCGCGCATCGGCCCGCGCACCAGTCTGGAGCCGGAGCCGCGGGCCGACGCGATGCCGGCCGCGACGGCCAACGCCTCCCCGTCGACCTCCAGCGCGGCCCCGGCCACTCCACCCGCCCCTGCGGCCGTGCCGTCCGCGGCAGCGCCCGTCCCGGTCCGCACGGTGGCGATCGATCCGGGCCCGCCGCCCTCCCCGCCGTCGCAAGCCTCCCCGCCTGCCGCCCAGGTCGCAGCACCGACGCCGCATGCTCCGGAGGCGTCGCCGCCCGCCCCGCCGCAAGCCGCTCCGCCGCGTCCGGCCGGGGCCATGGCCGCTCACGAGCAGCCCGTTCCGTCGGGCCCCCCGGCAGGGCCGGGCCCGATGGCCGGGCCATCCGTTCCGGCTCCGCCCGCGGGCGGCGGGCCCTCCGTGTCGCCCGCTGCAGCGGGCCAACCGGCGGTCCAGGCCGCTCCGGCGCCGGCCGATCCCGGCAAGGCGCGTCCGGCGGCGCGGCCGAACCAGGTGCCGACCATCTCGATCGGCAACAAGACGCAGATCGCGGAGCGGCCGGGCCCGCCGACACCACTCGTGCCGCCGGCGGCCCCGCCGACTCGCATCGACTACGGCGTCGACCTCGGCGGCTTCCGCAACCTGCCATCCCTGCGCAAGGCCTGGTCGGACCTCGACGGGAAGGCGCCGCGGCTGACGCGCTCCTATGCACCGCTCGCCCAGGTCAAGGAGAACGACGAGAGCCTCGAGGTCCGGCTGATCGCGGGCCCGTTCCCGTCCTCGGCAGAGGCGGCGAAATACTGCAAGCAGGCCCAGTCGGCCGGCATCCCTTGTGCGCCGGCCGCCTATGCCGGCCAGCCGACCGGGCGCTAGGCCAGGGCGGCCCGGCCCTCAGCTCTTGGCGAGGCGGTCGAAGGCGACCAGGGTCTCGAGCAGGCCGGCCATGTCCTTCAGATGGACCATGTTGGGGCCGTCCGAGGGGGCCCGGTCGGGGTCCTGGTGGGTCTCAATGAAGACACCGGCCACCCCGACCGCGACTGCGGCACGGGCGAGCACCGGCACCATGCGGCGGTCGCCCCCCGACGAGGTCCCCTGCCCGCCCGGCTGCTGCACCGAGTGGGTGGCGTCGAAGATCACGGGGGCGCCGGTCTCGGCCATGATCGGCAGGGCGCGCATGTCCGAGACGAGGGTGTTGTAGCCGAAGCTCGCGCCGCGCTCGGTCAGCAGCACGTTCGGATTGCCCGCGCCGGTGATCTTCGCAGCGACGTTTTTCATGTCCCAGGGGGCGAGGAACTGGCCCTTCTTGACGTTCACGACCCGGCCGGTCTGCGCCGCCGCGACCAGCAGGTCCGTCTGGCGGCACAGGAAGGCGGGGATCTGGAGGATGTCGACCACCTCGGCGACCGGCGCGCACTGGGCGGCGTCGTGCACGTCGGTGAGCGTCGGCAGGCCCAGCGTCTCCCTGATCTCGGCGAAGACCGGCAGCGCCGCGGCCATGCCCATGCCGCGCTGGGCGTTGAGGCTGGTCCGGTTGGCCTTGTCGTAGGACGTCTTGTAGACGAGGCCGATGCCGATCCGGCCGGCGATCTCCTTCAAGGCGGACGCCATCTCCAGCGCGTGGGCGCGGCTCTCCATCTGGCAGGGTCCGGCGATGAGCGCGAGCGGAAGACGGTTGCCGAAGCGGACGGGGCCGACGACGACGGTCTCATGGGGCGACATGGCGATTCCGTTCGTTCCTGACTGGGACAGTGCCCGGACGCATACGCGCTTCCGGCCTCCGGCGCCAGCGCCGGCTTCAGCCGGCACCGCTCGCCGGCTCGAACGCGACCGTGACGCCGTGCAGGGCCGCGGCCGGCACGACCAGCGTGCCGGCATGCTCCATCGGGGCGAGCGCCGAGGCATGGAGGTGGCCGCGGGCGG carries:
- a CDS encoding SPOR domain-containing protein, encoding MADRRDDPMMRLLATEETGSVAALAAWGFVAVLAVAAGFASWQYAPPTRASRPLDAIETTGAIPRPQPVRPGAQPPPAADPGAGLQRDLEQIRQEIADLRRLIGRTDQRSDLLARRVGQLEDQAAVLANGLADLAGGRTGTIDKRPAAAAPEPPRTDTQKPEPQPEAAPRIGPRTSLEPEPRADAMPAATANASPSTSSAAPATPPAPAAVPSAAAPVPVRTVAIDPGPPPSPPSQASPPAAQVAAPTPHAPEASPPAPPQAAPPRPAGAMAAHEQPVPSGPPAGPGPMAGPSVPAPPAGGGPSVSPAAAGQPAVQAAPAPADPGKARPAARPNQVPTISIGNKTQIAERPGPPTPLVPPAAPPTRIDYGVDLGGFRNLPSLRKAWSDLDGKAPRLTRSYAPLAQVKENDESLEVRLIAGPFPSSAEAAKYCKQAQSAGIPCAPAAYAGQPTGR
- the kdsA gene encoding 3-deoxy-8-phosphooctulonate synthase; the encoded protein is MSPHETVVVGPVRFGNRLPLALIAGPCQMESRAHALEMASALKEIAGRIGIGLVYKTSYDKANRTSLNAQRGMGMAAALPVFAEIRETLGLPTLTDVHDAAQCAPVAEVVDILQIPAFLCRQTDLLVAAAQTGRVVNVKKGQFLAPWDMKNVAAKITGAGNPNVLLTERGASFGYNTLVSDMRALPIMAETGAPVIFDATHSVQQPGGQGTSSGGDRRMVPVLARAAVAVGVAGVFIETHQDPDRAPSDGPNMVHLKDMAGLLETLVAFDRLAKS